In Ciconia boyciana chromosome 5, ASM3463844v1, whole genome shotgun sequence, the DNA window CATAGCAACTTTGCTCCCACCCCCATGGACAGTCTCTGccctttcacagctgaaaacagtttCTGCTGACCCACCAGCCTGGCTGTTGCTCTATAGCTGCAGGTCATCTATGGGGTTTAGCCTTAGCACCCAGAAAAAGGTGAGCAGCCTTCCAGGCAGGTTCCCTTAACCCTGTCTCCTTTAACAGCTTAAGCAGTTAGAAGAAGCTTTTACAGCCTGTCTTGAAAGTTTCTGCTCTTTGAGAAAACTTTTGACATAAGAAATGCCACTGGAAGCAGCCACCTCCCTCCAAAGTGATTATGATCCCAGGGCAAATCGCTAAGACGAAGTGCATTTCCCCTCTAGCAGGATGTGTGGCCCTGCTCTGCCATGCATCACTTGAACTAGCACGCAGACAGCAGAAGTCAAAGCCAGCACCTGTAAATCTGTCCATGACAGATCAAGTAGATAGATGTGCTTAGTCGAGttgaaaacaacagcagaaaaaaacttctggaggagggagaaaaggaaaactatgTTGATTTCTGCCCATCAGGACACCCCTTCAGGAGCTTTCTGGAGGCTCTAGGAACTACTAAAGCCCTTGTTCAAGACTATCACAGCAACCCATGCACATttctctgccaggcagaagGATGCTGCTTTGTGCTGTGATGGTGACTGATGGCGTGAGCAGATCCTCCAGGAGCACGTGGGTAACTCACAGCAGCCCTTTCCCCACCGTCCCTCAGCACATGCAGCGGTGCCGTCCAGCAGCACTACCTGCAGGTCAGCAACGCTCCTTAGGGCCATCGTATGCTGCAGCACATGCAGCCAGCATGAGATGCTCGCCCCCCGCTCCAGGGAGCACCCCCCATGTTACACACAGATGGGAGGCAACCAGGGACGCAAAGCGGGCAGTTGGCCAGCcagtaaattaatttcaaaggcAGGCAGGTGATAGATGGGGTTCAGGGGGGAAACAGGAGAGGATAAATTGCCCATCTGTGACTGATACAGCAGAGAACAGCACAGGATGGAGCAAAATGAATGGGCACGGAGGGATCTAGGACGGACAGACTGAGCGGCATGTACATAATTGAATCCCTGAGGCCTGAATCCCGCCTTTTGGGCTACGTGGGATTGCAAATGTAGGAGTGCAGCTGAAGTGAATGATTCATGGGCTGTGTGTGACAGATAGGACTCCCAGAGCAATCTCTTATTGGTGTGGGGGTGGGAATGCCACTGACAGGATGGTGAGGAAATACGATGAGACGAGGAGCTTCCTCCACATCTTTCTGTGAACCTTTGAACCCAGCCCGTTAGAAAACAGCCCGGAGGAGTCTACCAAAATCAGAGGTGATGCCACAGCTCAGTGCTCTGAACCTGGCCAGGGAGGCAGCTTCCCAACTGGAACCAATCCCCCCTGCACAACAAACCCAGACTTACACCAAAAGCTTATTATTATTAGCCTGCTCAGTGCTGGTGACTTCTTCCCTGCAGGAATCATTGTCAGAGAGACGAAAATGTTCAGGAAAATCAGCTCTTTCCCCTCTGTccttctctgccctgctgctaTGCCAGGTTCAAGTCGGCAGAAACGGCCAGTTAGCAAGTGCCAAACCATTTCTAGGGCATTCCCAGTCTCACCAGAAGCAGGGGCCCTCCAGTGCCTTAGGAAAGAGGCTTTCAGCAGTGCCACCCCAGGCTGAtgtgctgaaaagcagctcagaAGCATTTTTGATTGTCCTGTGTTCCTGCAAGCGTGTTGCTTGCTTTTACCCCAGTAATTACTCAGGTGGAAAGACACGCTCCCATACTTATGGCAAGAGACTCACATGCATGGCAGAAGTACAGCTGGGACGTGCCCAAGCACTGTGCCCTGCCAGACTGCCTGAAGCAGGCAGGCAAGCCAGCTGCACCGTCCTGCTGCTTCAGTGGATGTAAACATCCTCCCCCATATGACTGGGGGCTGCATGAGGACATTAACTGCAGGTTATGTGTGACTGTAGCATCCTTCTCACCAGCCTCCTCTCTCCAAGAGAGGCCAGCAGTGATGgccaagagaagagaaaaccgGAGAAAATACATAGCCAGACTTCTCCTGTGTCACCTCcttgcctgcagcagcctgcaggaacCTGTTCGAGTGGGAATTTTCATGCTATTAAGGCCACCTATGGTTTCTTGCCCTGCAactctatttttcttcttctatttttaaacttttagcATCCACCACAACCTCTGGCAAAGAGGATATTCGACGCCACACTGCTGAATCCTCCAGTTTAAGGTAGCAGGCAATCCAGTGCCTTAGTCCCAGTGCTCCTGGCAGCTGGACCTCTCCCTATATTTGTTTTAAGCAGATGAGGTGATAGATCAGCTTTCTTTTGAGATTGTGAACTAATCTTATACTGTCAGCCGGCGTCTCCTAGCTTGTTCCCAACTTGCCCTGCCACCTAAGTCCATGCTGCTCTCGTGCTTAAGCAAAGCTATAAGCAGCCTGACTCCCTGTTTGCAAAGAGACTTCGTTTCACTAAATGGTGCAAAACAGCTCTCCACTTGTCCCATCTTCATGAAATAATACAGTTTTTTATTAGGCTCAGTGGCCTTACTCTCTGAGGCACTGGGAGAGGCCCAAAGTAGATGTTAATCCACTAATTCAAATACTTTCCATGAATCAGAGAATAACAGAGAATGCTGCTAAGGTTTATAACCCAGATCCCCACCCAATTTTTTTCAGGTGCTAGAAGGGTAAGGAACATATTGAAGCCCTTTCTACAGCAATGCAGGCACTTCTGTGCTCCCCAAAATTGCCTGTGTCTCACTGATACATTCCTGAGGACCCGACAAATAACAACCTGTTGTCCCTTCAGCTTTGGCACACCCATCCTGGCACAGGTATGCCACCCAATCCCTCTTTCCCAACAAAGGTGATACCATTTCAAATAACGGGAATAAATGGCACcaccaaatacatttttgataCCTGTGTTAAGCTACATATCCAGAGTTTTGTTGGTATTGAAATGTTGCAAAATTATACTAGTAAAAGTTCCTAGTGCAGGCATGAGTTTTGGGCTGTCTCTCACTGGAAGTCTCCATCCTTCCAGTGCCTGATGCCTGCTGATTTTAGGAGGATAGGTGACATAAGTAAACGCATAAGTATGACTCAGCAGATGAAAGCTCTGAATGGATttcagggacagggacagagtCATGGCAGTGatggctggaagggacctttgggTCTCCAGCCCACCCTCCCACTTGGAACAGGACAACTGCCAACAGTAGATCAATGAAGTTGTAACCTTGTCTAGCTGGGTCTTGGAAATCCCCAAGGATGAAGATGTCAGAGTCTGCAAGTCTtcaacacattttctttccgAGGAACACCAAGAGTGGGGCAAGTTCAGTTTTTCACAAGGGGACTCAATTACTTAAAAAAGAACATCAAAtagggatgaagggattgagagcagccctgtgaagaaggacttgggggtactggtggatgaaaagctggacatgaaccagcaatgtgcactcacagcccagaaggccaaccgtatcctgggctgcatcaaaagaagcgtggccagcaggtcgagggaggtgattctgcccctctgctctgctctggtgagaccccacctgcagtactgcgtccagctctggagccctcagcacaagagggacatggagctgttggagcgggtccagaggagggccatgaaaatggtcagagggatggaacacctctcctatgaggaaagtCTGAGAGAAttggggttattcagcctggagaagagaaggctctggggagaccttattgcagcctttcagtacttaaagggggcttataagaaagatggggacagactttttaatagggcctgttgtgacaggacaaggggtaatggttttaaactaaaagagggtagattcagactaggtataaggaagaaattgtttatgatgagggtggtgaaacactggaacaggttgcccagagaggtggtagatgccccatccctggaaacattcaaggtcaggttggacagggctctgagcaatctgatcgagttgaagatgtccctgctcattgcagggggggttggactagatgacctttaaaggtcccttccaacccaaaccattctatgactctatAATGGCATTTGGCATTCTTTGTCTAAAAGCTTTTCTTGATGTTGAATCCATTCCACATTCAACCAAATTCTTTTCACTGCAGTTTGTTGCTATCTGCCTTAATCACAGGCTATTTCTTTTAAGACCTACTCATTACTGACTGTTTATAAAAACTATTCCTGTTTTGCTTAGCCTGGTTTGGGGAGATAGGGAACAAACTTCCTCATCCTGGAATAAGCTGGGGCCACCCACGCCATGACCTTGTGCCAGAGATTGCCACTTCAGACCAACGTGGCTGGGGTACTTGGGGATTTGTAGCAGTAGGTCTTTGCTCACCTAGCTGATTTGCACAGATTTAAGATAGGAAACACTCCCACAGGCAGACCCAAGCAGTCAAGCATCTCCAGCAAAGCAGGGCAGTCACGAGCGGCTGAGGATAAACTAGGTGGAGCCATAAAAGGACTTTACCTTCCGGTCGCTGTCACTAGGGTGGTCACAATTAATGGCCAATCTTTGCAGCAGGTACATCTCAGAAGCACCTGGCTAGCGCTCACTGGAGCATCAGCAAGACCAAGGAGCGCCAGAAGGGTTTCAACCCCCAAGGTTTTGCTCAgcagcttgttttattttgtttcttccaagACGCAGCCGGACTACAGGCCAGCCATGCTGGAGGCAGTGGTAAATACTCAGTCACTCCTTCCTATACAATCACTTTCTTCTTAGGTGAACCTGAGGCTCCGAACTATGCCCTTTGTCCTCCAGGCCAAGCATAGACTCTCATGTGTAACACTTATTTACTCCAAGAGAAGGACACAGGCACGTACTTCTGGTGTGAAACCTGCCCTTAGTCAGTTCTGCTGCTCTTAACATCTTTCAGTCACAAAATCTCTATGTCTTGGGTCACAACCTTTCTAGTACCTAGCCGCTGGGCAGCAGAAGAATATGAAGTACATATAAACTCACTAaaggaacttttttctttcagggagTCATATACATTTACTTAGAAAAGTGACTGAAGTTCAAATAAATTCTAGCTTCCAAGCACAGAGGGTTATTCCACTAAGCATAAAGCAGAAGCAGACTTTCTCTGTAGGGATGTAACTTCTAATTATGTATTGCTTCCTGCAGCCTATACGATAGGATCATTATTATCTTCCATGTTTATTAATCAGCTACCTGATGTTAACAAGAAGATAATTTCTAGGAGATATGCAAATAattctgcaattttctttttcagtgactCAGCATTCATATCAGAAATGTGTTCACAGGGTACAAAGGCTATTAAGAAGCCCTCTGCATAATTATCCTCTTCCTTGCCTCCAGTTCTTAAtaatttatggaagaaaatggGTATTTTCTAATAGATACTCCATCTTGCCAGAAGAAAAGTTGTGTAAgttatcttttcttctgtttaaaatctcatttctttcattttcccgCCTCTAAAGACctctctttaaaattttattaaaataaggcAAAGTTAAATACTCTCAGTGGAAAGACTTTGAACAAgtgaaaggaaatgctttcagCACTGAGGAGGCTGGACTGGCACCAAGTTAAAATATGAGTGTCGCGTTGAAAGTTAATAAAGTACCCGCAGATtacttttccatattttctctgcagcatcAAGGGGAAGCATCTGGGACAGAACACATGGCTTCGAATGAGTTCATGTTACTGTCACAGAGAGGCAACTGAAGCAATGTTAAACCAAAATGTTCCCATTCACCCCGTTTATCTGGGATCAAGTGCAACAAATTGATGAGCACATAATTAACTCATTGGGAAATACATTAGTATGGAGAatgtttgggggggggcagctATTCTCCTAGGTGACATGACGACAGTACACATCCATCTTGTGCTTGCTGTGCTGGAGTTGTTCAGAAGAAAGCTTGTCTGTGCTACCAAGAGCTGGGCATTGAGCTCTTACTTGGTTTGTTGTGTTTGGGCTTTTTCCTGTGCAAACACAGCTCTGTGCAAGAGCTTTGCACTTAACTGTTCAGTGACGTGAACTTAAGAAATGAACAACTTAAGAAATAACTCCTAcccttggttttgctttcttcaccttccccttggttttgctttcttcaccTTCAGCTGGcaccttttcctttgaaaaatcacaCCTTCACTAAGCAAGGAAGCCCACCCCCGCCTAACTTTCTAGTATTTAACCCCGTGATGCTCCTTCTCCCAAGGAAATCTCTCTGGGACCTAAAGGCCCCCCAAGGATGGCAAATCCAGCAACCACCCCACCAATAACAAGGTAACAGAAAGATGCCCTCTTCTCAAATGGCTTAGCAGGCAAAGCTGGGGCAAAAACTTGGGCAAAGCTAGGGAAGGAGatccagcagagagaaatacCCCTCTACATGCTCCACCAGCCACGAAACGCCCTAATCAGGCAACTTGCTTAAAATACCCAAGCCAGAGGCTTTTGCAGGAAACATCCCTTGTGATGGGTATTCATTTCAAAGGTGTGCTCTGAATGGAAATCTAACACTGCAATCAATTTGCAGAGGTTACCTGGAGGAGTAAGAACATATTCAGCAGATAATAAAATATCCTCACTATGATGCCATGCAGGAAGGGCATGCTGTCAGAAACACAGCGGAGAAGGAAAGCCATGCTTGGAAGGACCAGGAGGCTGAAACAGAGACAAGAAGGATGGGTGTGATGCCTGCATATGTACCTATATGGGACATAGCAAAACATGTGACAGGTCTAAACCCCAGCTCATATACACAAGCACAGGCCATTTCGCAAGAAGCTCATACGCTAGGTTTTAGGAAACTGCATAAAAACAATTCCAGAGCCAGACTCTGTGTAAAACCAGCCCCTGGGCTTTGCAAAGCTAACCACTCTTATCAGGGACTAACAGATGAGATACTCTTTGGAGAGCCACGCTGCCGAGACACGCAGTCATGCTGGCAGGACAGTGTGCCAAGCCTTTCCAGCCACCGCTGGCCTGGATTCCCATGACTTCAGATGCAGGCAGGTTGGCTTTATTGCTGGGGCtgtattaattttctcttcctcttggCAGGAATGCATTCACAGCTCAGCACAAGCCATCTCATGTCACTTTACGATGAGACAGGGGCTATGACCTTAACAGCCACATGGCACTGCACGTGTATTTCCAACTTCCCCGCGTTGCCCAAGACACTCGGCGATCAAAGCACCACGCTGACGAGGTGAAGCCAAGCAGGGAAGCCCAGGGAATGCTGAAATTACAGCTGGGTGCCCACCGttagctctgctgctctccctcctgcacGGCCCTGACGTTAAAGCTTTTCATCCTGTGAGCGTGGTCCCGGTAACGTTTCTGCGCAGCTCTGTGCATTGCAGAGGCAGAGCTTGATTAGTTGCTGGCGACTGGATATTTTGGGGGTTTCCCGTGGGAATGGCAGGGGTAAGCGACCCCATGGGGACCTACTGGTGCGGCAGGCACTGGCTCGCTTGCCAAGGACAGCATCCGGGCACCTGaaccccacatccccccagcaccccgaggAAGGGTCCCtatccctcctccagccccggaGGTGCCTCTGGAGgtgcctgccccctccccaagcccccgGGTGAGACGATAGCACATCCCGCCCTCCTCTCCCGGCACCTCCAGCCCAGGCGTGCCACCGCTCCCCGCGGTGCATCCTTACTCCCTGCCTCTCCGGTACGTCCCGGGCCTTCCCCCGCCTGTGGGTGCCCCACGGCCCCTCAAGGCCCAGGCCCCCCGCCTCGTGGCATCCAagtgccccccccgcccccgctccggcccgcgcccgcccgcgccgcctcccgcgctccgccgccgccgtttctccccggcgccccccgcccccgcctgcCGCCCTCGCTCCGCTCCGGCCATGGCCGTGCCGCTCTCGCTGCTGGTGTTGCTGCCCGCCCTCCTCGCCGGTACCGGGCGCAGGGCGCCGGGGCAGTGGCggtcgggggtggggggagcaacCCGGTCCCGGGGAAGCGGGAACCGGGCCGGTACCGTGCCCCGGCCGGTCCCGGCTCAGGGAAGGGGAGACCTGAAGCGGTACCGGGCATCGGCCGGCTTGGGGGGGCGGCCGCGGAATCTAAGCCGGTAGCGGGCATCAACCATCcgagggcaggggggagaacCAGCACAGGACGGTGCCGGACACCGGCTGGCCGGGGGGTGCCGGGACCGGACACCGCTGGTCGGGGACGGGACCGGTGCCGGACACCGGCTGGTCCCGGGGGAGGTCGGGGGCGGAATCCGGGCCGTTGCCGGGACGGGGCGAATCCAGGCGGGATCAGAGGCCGTTAACGCCGGTTGCTCTCCACAGGGCTCCTCTCGCGTCCCGGAGCCGCCGCCAGCGTCCCGGTGAGTGCGGCCTGCCCCGTCGTCCCCGGGAAGGaccatccctcctgccctccgtgtccccagccAGGCCTCCCGGCGCAGGGCGGCCCCTGCCCCAGAGCCCCGGGCCTGACGCCGGGCGGGAGCGCCCGGGCCTGGCTCCGGAGCCCCAGGAGGTGCCCCAGGAGATGCCCCAGGAGATGCCCCAGGCAGCCTCCCGCCACTGCTGAGGGACCCCGGGAGCCTGGCACCCGCCTGCTAAGGGCTGCAGCCCGCACGCCCTGGTGATTCCCGCCGCTGACCAGCTTGATCTGTGGTTGTCCTTCTCGGGGACTTGCCGTCCATGTGTCCCGCTGACGTAAGACGTCTGACGGAGCTGCATTTTGTAGCACGCATATGTCCTGACACCACAGCTCAAGCCGTGCCAGGCAGTAGAAGCCAAGCCTCAAGCGATCAATTCCCATGAGAGCATGAAAGATAATGTGGCACTTCGTAACGCTGTGCCGGCTCCCGTTGAGCGCTCCTTTCTGTGCGTGAGTGTGCCAGTATTCTTCAGAAGCTCTCAGATCGGAAGCTGATCAGAGACCTGTTTCAAACGGTGTATACCTTAGACTTCTTATGTACCTGTCTTCCCTAGCCTGCTTGCTACAAGTATGGTGTGCCTGGATGTCCAAGGGACTACAATCCAGTTTGTGGGACCGATGGAGAGACCTACTCCAACGAGTGTGTGCTCTGCCTTTCAAACAGGTAGTCACTTAATTGACATCCTAACCGTCCCTTCCCTGTATGCAAGCAAAATATTCACCCTCACATCCCGATTAACCGATACATTATTGGCTTTGGATCATCCACACTCTGTTAAACTGCAGTTTTAGCAGTGTCTTCTCACCTGTCAATTCCTTGCGACAGCTTTTATCATGATACCTGTAGATGGCTTAGCTTGGATTCAGTTAGCTGGGAGTActgaatatttgcttttgtaattcTTAAGGAGGAGCAGCTCAGAGGGGGGTTGCCTGCCACATTCATACAGTGCCACATTACCATTAAATATAATGCCACTCTTCCACACTCCatcagaaaacatgaaatatcCCAcccaaaatgcagcttttactACAAAATGTTTACATTCAAGATCTAATCTCCTGTAGTTCCTTTCACAGAGAAGAGTAAGAATGCCAAATGTTAggagaaaatactattttgccATTCagattgtttaaaaatcaagaaaaagttATAATGTTTGAGAGAGggtattttattctttaataatttaagcattttttaaaaacaaattgaaaacatAGAAAATCGGTACTTAATGAGCATTGTTACCCCCCATTATGATTGACTGGAAACCTCTGTAGGGCATCCTCTCAGTACAAACTGAGAGGAACTGCTTATGAATTGAATTTGATGGTGAAAGGAATTTACATAactgaaataacagaatttctgtttccagcagaGGGAAGAAGTGAGAGTagcacaacagcagcaatggGCATTTACAAAATGACAAATAGATAGTTCTCAAGAAAGGGAAAGCTGAAATATGTTTCTGactttggggtgggggaaagcTTAATTGTGACCAGATAATTTACAAAATTCAAATTACCAAGATAGAGGGAACACAGGCCAGAATAAGGAAAGTGTCAAAGGACACTtaaggaaataacattttaaagaaagtgacAAAGTGTGTCCAAGTATGTTTAAAGGTATGCAGATTTGCAGAATTTGGTAACATTTTCACCGGCGTACTTCACAAACTACCCAAGCAAATGACAAATTGCAAAGAGAATTGGTAAACctacagtctgaaaaaaaaaaccaaccaggGAATCAAAGGGCACACACAGTACAATCTgtgaaaaggggagaaaagaggtGCTGGCATGTTACATATTAGGAGTCTACCCATCTTTCCTGCCTAGAACGATGTTGGAGTAAGTTATTAAGCAATTGACTTGTAGACAGCCAGAGGTAAAAAAGAGAGTAAGGAAAGCTGATACAGATTTGTCAGAAATAATCTGATCAAATCCATGAGATTTAGTTTTTTGGCAAGATAACTGCCCTCGCAGAGtaggaagaaacaaaagtgtTGCTCCGTGACATTAATAAGGCATTTTACGTAGCTCCACTTGACATTCACATAAGCAGACAAATAGTTATTCAGCTGAAATTGTTAAAGGATGAAGTCACGGCAGTTTGAAATGCTGTGGTTTAAAAGCAGTAATCAGCATTTTACAGTCAAACTGGAAAGAGCTATTAAGTGGGATTTCCTTTAGGTGTAGTatataattcagtatttttgtaaTGAATTGGATATCGGAAACAAGACAATACAAATTTGCAAAATGGCATGAGATACAATGATCTGTGCAGGACAGTATCAAAATTCCCAGGGATCTGGAGAAATGGACTGAAATCAGTACAATAAAAGTCAAAGAGAAGTGCTAAGTATCACACACAGAGAGTGCAATGCATGTCGTGGAGATATAGAGAGGACAGTGTCTCACGACCTAAACAGTATATTTGATCCTTTCTCAGAGCAGAACGATGGGCTTTGAGAGCCAGCCTTACATTTCTaggatgtttcattttttaggCATGATCCCTCAGGTCCAGAGGGGTGCACGGTAGATTCCTGAATACAGCATTGCACATAGCACAAAGGGTTCTCTAGGCAAACCTGCTGTTTACTTCCACTCAATTCCCTAAGTAATTCATGTTGGGGTTACGTCTTATTATTACGAGACGTAATGTACGTTTTGTGTGAAACATGGAATTTAATCCAGTTACACACACAAGATAGATTTTTATCTTAACCATCTTTTTTTGCTGGCATCTTACATGCTCAGAAATATGCATTTTGGTCTGAAGGGGCACAGGGTGATCAGATActatcctgattttttttctttcgtAATTCAATAGTTGGTGTACTCAGTTGCTTTCTAGTTCAGTCTGGAGTTTTTGTTCTAAAGTGCTTGACTTGGCATGAACACAACAAGGATAAAACACTTTGTCTTATTGGAAgaatttcagctttgaaaaataagcagTGGTCATTTCACTTCAAGGAGTCTGAGGTACAGTCCATCACACTCCTCAGGAGGGGAGAACAAAGGGCTCTTTCTGCCCTTCTTAACAAGCTGCGTGACCAGTAGTTGCTGAGATAAACAGTGTAATGTGGTGATTTAGAAACAGATATAGGGGCATATCCCATAGTGAATTACAAAACAGTTGTAAATTAACTTGGGTGATTCTCAACAGCCAACTTGCAGGTCACTTTCAGCCCGTGTTTAAGCCCATTAAAGGACTTTTTAAAGGGAGTTGTACTTCCCTGATGGCCAAGGCAGTACTGTCCATGGGCTCTTTTAGCCATGCAAGACTGTGTGGGCACCTGGAGAGCCCCATGTGCGTCAAGAGTACTGCAGGAGAGTTTGCTGTGGCTGATCCACAGTAACATGAGACACCTGGAGCAAAGGTGCAGCACAAACCCTGCCCATCCTGGTTCTGCAGTGCAGCCCGGTAACTGTAAGGCCAAagctggtcttcttccctgccttttttttaaaaaaagaaaaaaacttagATCTAATCCATTCTTATGTGGGTGCTCAAATGCAAATCCCAGGTCTCTTCCACACTTAGCGTCCAGTAGCAGTGACAACAGCTGATCTTAATTTAAACCTAGTCTGGCAGCACCATACGCTCTTTGGAAACAGACACAGCAGCTTGAGCTGCCTCTGCAGGGTTTAGTGTAAGGGCTGTCCTTCAGCCAGAACTTTTCCTTACATCTTTACATGTGTTTTACATCCCCTGGgcttgatttttcctttcatattccTAACCTGCTCCACTACCTTCTGGTTAAAAGATCCCTGATACAACTATTAGTACAGATTATCCCTGCTTTTGGGTAATCATAAGCCTCTTGAATTTCATGAGGAGTAAAACAGCTTGATTCTATTAAGACAGGGAAGTGAACTGAAGATCTAGGGCAGTTTGTATTCTatcactttctttttgtatCTACACTTGCTTGGTAAACTGAGATTTGTAAATGGAGCTCCCCAAAGTACCATGTAtgggacttaaaaaaaatatatataatgttCCCAAATGAAGGGAGACTTGGCTAAAATTTCCTTAAAGAAGATTCCAACGTTGGGAGAACCACACATTCATATTTTAGTGAAGCCTGGGATGCAGAGATGCATCAGGATGCACACCCTTCCCACTGCATTCCCGTGTGAAAGGGGGAAATTTTGTAAGCATTAGAAGTGTTTCCCACTTCAGGGACTGTGACGTTTGACTTGCATTAGTGCTTTGTAATGGACACTTTAGTCCTCATTGGAAGGTTTGTCATGTGGTTTGATACTTCTCAGATTTGCAGATGGCTTTAtcaggttttaaataaaaaaaggtaacaaaGGTAACAAAGCCTGAAGTGAGGCTGTCTCTGGTAAGTTACTTGCTCTGTATGTGTAACTCATAAATCTTTGTATCACAGTTACTTTGCGGTAATGTTTGCCGTAAGTGACGCAATTAAATGCATCGCTGCATTTAACTGAACACATAGAAAAACATGGGAGAGTCCACTTTATAAAATGTCTCTGTTAAATTCAAGCGTAGGGCttctcttctaaaatatttttcttctgcttgcagtgaaaataaaaaggatgtCCAAATTTTCAAGGTGGGAAGATGCTGATATGGCAGATGGCCacttttcaagaaaatgagAGGGACACAGACAATCCAAATGGAAACAATGCCTTAAATGTACCTTCTCTGTAGCCTGTCTTAATAAATAAGCTTGCCTGTTTAAACAAA includes these proteins:
- the SPINK2 gene encoding serine protease inhibitor Kazal-type 2 — protein: MAVPLSLLVLLPALLAGLLSRPGAAASVPPACYKYGVPGCPRDYNPVCGTDGETYSNECVLCLSNSENKKDVQIFKVGRC